Proteins encoded by one window of Chromobacterium violaceum ATCC 12472:
- the aroA gene encoding 3-phosphoshikimate 1-carboxyvinyltransferase, whose amino-acid sequence MEQLHLNPCTRLAGSIKLPGSKSISNRTLLLAALSGGSTLVRDLLDSDDIRHMLSALKLLGVKIEQQGDSRDFRVQGCGGVFPVKNAELFLGNAGTAFRPLTAALALMGGSYQLSGVPRMHERPIGDLVDALNAAGARIEYLGQPGFPPLAVSPADVRCAAPIQVKGNVSSQFLTALLMALPLTGGQAEIEVVGELISKPYIEITLNLMARFGVRVERDGWQRFVIPGGQHYISPGEVYVEGDASSASYFLAAGALAGGPVRVEGVGEASIQGDVRFAEALERMGASVRLGDNWIEARAEGRLKAIDLDCNHIPDAAMTLAVAALAADGTTTLRNIASWRVKETDRLSAMAAELRKVGATVEEGPDYIRVTPPAALTPNAEIDTYDDHRMAMCFSLVSLLGAPVVINDPGCVAKTFPGYFQALAALQAQ is encoded by the coding sequence ATGGAACAACTGCATCTCAATCCCTGCACCCGCCTCGCCGGCTCCATCAAGCTGCCCGGCTCCAAGAGCATCTCCAACCGCACGCTGCTGCTGGCCGCGTTGTCAGGCGGCAGCACGCTGGTGCGCGACCTGCTGGACTCCGACGACATCCGCCACATGCTGAGCGCGCTGAAGCTGCTGGGCGTGAAGATCGAGCAACAAGGAGACAGCCGGGACTTCCGCGTCCAGGGCTGCGGCGGCGTCTTCCCGGTGAAGAACGCCGAATTGTTTCTCGGCAACGCCGGCACCGCCTTCCGGCCGCTGACCGCGGCGCTGGCGCTGATGGGCGGCAGTTACCAACTATCCGGCGTGCCGCGCATGCACGAGCGCCCGATCGGCGACCTGGTGGACGCGCTGAACGCCGCCGGCGCCCGCATCGAATACCTGGGCCAGCCCGGCTTCCCGCCGCTCGCCGTTTCCCCGGCGGACGTGCGCTGCGCCGCCCCCATCCAGGTGAAAGGCAATGTTTCCAGCCAGTTCCTCACCGCCCTCCTGATGGCGTTGCCGCTGACCGGCGGCCAGGCCGAGATCGAAGTGGTGGGCGAGCTGATCTCCAAACCCTATATCGAAATCACGCTGAACCTGATGGCCCGCTTCGGCGTGCGCGTCGAACGCGACGGCTGGCAGCGCTTCGTCATTCCCGGCGGCCAGCACTACATCTCGCCGGGCGAAGTCTACGTCGAAGGCGACGCCTCCAGCGCGTCCTATTTCCTGGCGGCCGGCGCGCTGGCCGGCGGACCGGTGCGGGTGGAGGGCGTCGGCGAGGCCAGCATCCAGGGCGACGTGCGTTTCGCGGAAGCGCTGGAGCGGATGGGCGCATCGGTGCGCCTCGGCGACAACTGGATCGAGGCCCGCGCCGAAGGCAGGCTCAAGGCGATCGATCTGGACTGCAACCACATCCCGGACGCGGCGATGACGCTGGCGGTGGCCGCGCTGGCCGCCGACGGCACCACCACGCTGCGCAACATCGCCAGCTGGCGGGTGAAGGAAACCGACCGCCTGTCGGCGATGGCGGCCGAGCTGCGCAAGGTGGGCGCGACGGTGGAAGAAGGGCCGGACTACATCCGCGTCACCCCGCCGGCCGCGCTGACGCCGAACGCCGAGATCGACACCTACGACGACCACCGGATGGCGATGTGCTTCTCGCTGGTTTCGCTGCTGGGCGCGCCGGTCGTCATCAACGACCCGGGCTGCGTGGCCAAGACCTTCCCGGGCTACTTCCAGGCGCTGGCCGCGCTGCAGGCGCAATAA
- a CDS encoding nucleoside triphosphate pyrophosphohydrolase family protein, producing MSDLFRMRRDFMRRFDLPSPSRPEFQPEQLAMWQTMLDEEVAELQQALAEYRALPAQSPEQQRHSRAELTAEAVDVLNVVCGLLLSQGLPLEAMCEAIHDANLRKCVDGKVVRRADGKVLKPEGWRPADKAGVIRDAEARGISPPIEMD from the coding sequence ATGAGCGATCTGTTCCGGATGCGCCGCGATTTCATGCGGCGCTTCGACCTCCCCTCCCCCTCCCGCCCCGAATTCCAGCCCGAACAGCTGGCGATGTGGCAGACCATGCTGGACGAGGAAGTGGCCGAACTTCAGCAGGCCCTGGCCGAGTACCGCGCGCTGCCGGCGCAATCCCCCGAACAGCAGCGTCACAGCCGGGCCGAGCTGACCGCCGAGGCGGTGGACGTGCTCAACGTGGTGTGCGGCCTCTTGCTGTCGCAGGGTCTGCCGCTGGAAGCGATGTGCGAGGCGATACACGACGCCAATCTGCGCAAATGCGTCGATGGCAAGGTGGTGCGCCGCGCCGACGGCAAGGTGTTGAAGCCGGAAGGCTGGCGGCCGGCGGACAAGGCAGGCGTCATCCGCGACGCCGAGGCGCGCGGCATTTCCCCTCCCATTGAAATGGATTAA
- a CDS encoding cytochrome b, which yields MLRNTSHSYGGIARALHWLCALAVIAALVFIELKGNFPKGDPLRSGLGYAHVQAGLIVLLLVLPRLAWRLGNPPPAIEPAPSPAMNLLAHAGHWALYALMLALPILGIAFIQANGREVALFGLALPAFMPNDPPLGKELKEIHELLGNVLLWLSILHAAAAVWHHRFLKDDTLTRLTGPMR from the coding sequence ATGTTGCGCAACACCTCTCACAGTTACGGCGGAATCGCCCGCGCCCTGCACTGGCTGTGCGCGCTGGCGGTGATCGCCGCGCTGGTCTTCATCGAACTGAAAGGCAATTTCCCCAAGGGCGACCCGCTCCGCAGCGGCCTGGGCTACGCCCATGTCCAGGCCGGGCTGATCGTCCTGCTGCTGGTGCTGCCGCGGCTGGCCTGGCGGCTGGGCAATCCCCCGCCCGCCATCGAGCCCGCGCCCAGCCCGGCCATGAATCTGCTGGCCCACGCCGGCCACTGGGCGCTGTACGCGCTGATGCTGGCCCTGCCGATCCTGGGCATCGCCTTCATCCAGGCCAATGGCCGCGAAGTCGCCCTGTTCGGCCTGGCGCTCCCCGCCTTCATGCCCAACGATCCGCCGCTGGGCAAGGAGCTGAAGGAGATCCACGAATTGCTGGGCAATGTGCTGCTGTGGCTGAGCATACTGCACGCCGCCGCCGCGGTATGGCATCACCGTTTCCTCAAGGATGACACGCTGACCCGGCTGACCGGCCCGATGCGCTGA
- a CDS encoding LacI family DNA-binding transcriptional regulator — MTTSIKDVALLAGVSVATVSRVLGNGPVSAALRAKVEAAVAQSGYRPNLSARRLRSQHTHTIGLIVSDIRNPFFTSVSRAVEDVAYRSGMRVILCNTDENPDKEAMYLRLMQEERVSGVIFAATRATADSLDVAGLGFPVVMIDRAGPSARCDAVLLDNRTAAAELVDHLIGRGYRRIGGLFGNTSSTGAERHAGFQEAMERAGLAAAARFVAPSAEAAQAAVAGWLREAGAPEALIASNGLLLLGAVKAVRAAGIAVPGELALAGFDNDSWTELADPGMTVIEQPVDEIGRAAMEMLLERLQQPERPLRKVVLAGRLVARGSSRTRN; from the coding sequence ATGACTACCAGCATCAAGGATGTCGCGTTGTTGGCCGGCGTATCGGTGGCCACCGTGTCGCGCGTGCTGGGCAACGGCCCGGTCAGCGCCGCGCTGCGCGCCAAGGTGGAAGCCGCCGTCGCCCAGAGCGGCTACCGGCCCAACCTGTCGGCGCGGCGGCTGCGCTCTCAGCACACGCATACCATAGGCCTGATCGTGTCAGACATCCGCAATCCGTTTTTCACTTCGGTGAGCCGGGCGGTGGAGGACGTCGCCTACCGGTCGGGCATGCGCGTGATCCTGTGCAATACCGACGAGAACCCGGACAAGGAGGCGATGTACCTTCGGCTGATGCAGGAGGAGCGGGTGAGCGGGGTGATCTTCGCCGCCACGCGCGCCACCGCCGATTCGCTGGACGTCGCCGGTCTGGGCTTCCCTGTGGTGATGATAGACCGCGCCGGACCTTCCGCCCGCTGCGACGCGGTGCTGCTGGACAACCGCACAGCGGCGGCCGAACTGGTCGATCACCTGATCGGGCGCGGCTACCGGCGCATCGGCGGCCTGTTCGGCAATACCAGCAGCACCGGGGCCGAGCGGCACGCGGGCTTCCAGGAGGCGATGGAAAGGGCGGGCCTGGCGGCTGCGGCGCGCTTCGTCGCGCCCAGCGCCGAGGCGGCGCAGGCGGCGGTGGCGGGCTGGTTGCGGGAGGCGGGCGCGCCTGAGGCGCTGATCGCCAGCAACGGCCTATTGCTGCTGGGCGCGGTGAAGGCGGTGCGGGCGGCCGGCATCGCCGTGCCGGGCGAACTGGCGCTGGCGGGCTTCGACAACGATAGCTGGACCGAACTGGCGGATCCGGGCATGACGGTGATCGAGCAGCCGGTCGACGAGATCGGCCGCGCGGCGATGGAAATGCTGCTGGAGCGGCTGCAGCAGCCGGAGCGGCCGCTGCGCAAGGTGGTGTTGGCCGGCCGGCTGGTGGCGCGCGGCTCCAGCCGGACCAGGAACTGA
- the ptsP gene encoding phosphoenolpyruvate--protein phosphotransferase has translation MSDALLTPQLIRLGCQPAGKEAAIREAGRMLADAGCIAPDYIDSLLRREAVANTYLGNGIAIPHGMVEDRAMVLRTGVAILQIPAGLEWNPGQRTHLLCAIAARSDDHLVLLRQLTRLLQDEARLLPLFSTRDSADLIAALEQPAETPQADVEAQDLDVRDEWRLDYPNGLHARPAALWVEAARRSPAQLQVRHGGRAADAKNLISLLQLGLRQGDLVAVSARGPQAEEGVRQLLKAMREASLAEQTAAAIAAQRAAGARKTAGWQPAGSLISLPGIAASPGLAIGTVRVLAGERLQVPDRPVSLADGGDRLHEALAATRQQLAELADSTQATLGAGEAGIFRAQAELLNDTDLITLSCQLMVAGHGVEWSWHQAVERLAEKISALGNPLLAARAADLRDVGRRVLFHLDPALQGSAPAEFGPDTLLLAADLSPSDTASLDLSRVKGLATAQGGPTAHTAILARTLGLPALVAAGAALLDVADGSPAILDGDAGRLYLNPGDADLASARAWQQRQLEDQQKQQAERQQPGQTADGKRIEIAANINRPDQAAAALDAGAEGVGLMRTEFLFLEREAAPDEEEQLRTYLAMQQALQGRPLIVRALDIGGDKQVPYLNLPHEDNPFLGMRGARLLLSRRELLEPQLRALYRAAKAGKPLSIMFPMISSLKEITRLKGLCEGVRKELDAPQVPIGIMVEVPAAALLADQFAPYVDFFSIGTNDLTQYALAMDRQHPELAAEADSLHPAVLRLIRQTVQGAAAHRRWVGVCGGIAGDPQGAAVLAGLGVDELSMSPHDIAAVKAMLRRHSHARLRELAEQALACDSAEEVRQLLEALA, from the coding sequence GTGTCCGACGCCCTGCTCACTCCGCAACTGATACGCCTGGGCTGCCAGCCCGCCGGCAAAGAGGCCGCCATCCGCGAGGCCGGCCGCATGCTGGCCGACGCCGGCTGCATCGCGCCCGATTACATAGACAGCCTGCTGCGCCGGGAGGCGGTAGCCAACACCTACCTGGGCAACGGCATCGCCATTCCCCACGGCATGGTGGAAGACCGCGCGATGGTGCTGCGCACCGGCGTCGCCATCCTGCAGATTCCAGCCGGACTGGAATGGAACCCCGGCCAGCGCACCCACCTGCTGTGCGCGATCGCCGCGCGTTCCGACGACCACCTGGTGCTGCTGCGCCAGCTGACGCGGCTGCTGCAAGACGAGGCCAGGCTGCTGCCGCTGTTTTCCACCCGGGACAGCGCCGACCTGATCGCCGCGCTGGAACAACCGGCGGAAACCCCGCAAGCGGACGTCGAGGCGCAAGACCTGGACGTGCGGGACGAATGGCGGCTCGACTACCCCAACGGCTTGCACGCCCGCCCCGCCGCGCTGTGGGTGGAGGCAGCGCGGCGCAGTCCGGCCCAATTGCAGGTGCGCCACGGCGGCCGCGCCGCCGACGCCAAGAACCTGATCTCGCTGCTGCAGCTGGGCCTGCGCCAGGGCGACCTGGTCGCCGTATCCGCCCGCGGCCCGCAGGCCGAGGAAGGCGTGCGCCAGTTGCTGAAGGCGATGCGCGAAGCCAGCCTGGCGGAGCAGACCGCGGCGGCCATCGCCGCTCAGCGCGCCGCCGGCGCGCGCAAAACCGCCGGCTGGCAGCCGGCCGGATCTTTGATTTCCCTGCCCGGCATCGCCGCCAGTCCGGGCCTCGCCATCGGCACCGTGCGCGTCCTGGCCGGAGAGCGGCTGCAAGTGCCCGACCGGCCCGTCAGCCTGGCCGATGGCGGCGACCGCCTGCACGAAGCGCTGGCCGCCACCCGCCAACAGCTGGCCGAACTGGCCGATTCCACCCAGGCGACCCTGGGCGCCGGCGAAGCCGGCATCTTCCGTGCCCAGGCGGAACTGCTGAACGACACCGACCTGATCACGCTAAGCTGCCAGCTGATGGTGGCCGGCCACGGCGTGGAGTGGTCATGGCATCAGGCGGTGGAGCGCCTGGCGGAAAAAATCTCCGCCTTGGGCAACCCGCTGCTGGCGGCGCGCGCCGCCGACCTGCGCGACGTCGGCCGTCGGGTGCTGTTCCACCTGGACCCGGCGCTGCAGGGCAGCGCGCCGGCCGAATTCGGCCCCGACACCCTGCTGCTGGCCGCCGATCTCTCGCCGTCCGACACCGCCAGCCTGGACCTTTCCCGCGTCAAGGGGTTGGCCACCGCTCAAGGCGGCCCCACCGCCCACACCGCCATCCTGGCCCGGACGCTGGGCCTGCCGGCGCTGGTGGCCGCCGGCGCGGCGTTGCTGGACGTGGCCGACGGCAGCCCCGCCATCCTGGACGGCGACGCCGGCCGGCTGTACCTGAATCCGGGCGACGCCGACCTCGCCTCCGCCCGCGCCTGGCAGCAGCGCCAGCTGGAAGACCAGCAAAAACAACAGGCGGAACGGCAGCAGCCCGGACAGACCGCCGACGGCAAACGCATCGAAATCGCCGCCAACATCAACCGCCCCGACCAGGCCGCCGCCGCGCTGGACGCCGGCGCCGAGGGCGTGGGCCTGATGCGCACCGAGTTCCTGTTCCTGGAACGCGAGGCCGCGCCGGACGAAGAAGAGCAGCTGCGCACCTATCTGGCCATGCAGCAGGCGCTGCAAGGCCGGCCGCTGATCGTCCGCGCGCTGGACATCGGCGGCGACAAGCAGGTGCCCTATCTGAACCTGCCGCATGAGGACAATCCCTTCCTCGGCATGCGCGGCGCGCGGCTGCTGCTGTCCCGCCGCGAGCTGCTGGAGCCGCAGCTGCGCGCGCTGTACCGCGCCGCCAAGGCCGGCAAGCCGCTATCCATCATGTTCCCGATGATCAGCTCGCTGAAGGAGATCACCCGCCTCAAGGGCCTGTGCGAGGGCGTGCGCAAGGAACTGGACGCGCCGCAGGTGCCGATCGGCATCATGGTGGAGGTGCCGGCCGCCGCGCTGCTGGCCGACCAGTTCGCCCCCTATGTCGACTTCTTCTCCATCGGCACCAACGACCTGACCCAGTACGCGCTGGCGATGGACCGCCAGCACCCCGAGCTGGCCGCCGAGGCCGACAGCCTCCACCCCGCCGTGCTGCGGCTGATCCGCCAGACCGTGCAAGGCGCGGCGGCGCACCGCCGTTGGGTGGGCGTGTGCGGCGGCATCGCCGGCGATCCGCAGGGCGCGGCGGTGCTGGCCGGCCTGGGCGTGGACGAGCTGTCGATGAGCCCGCACGACATCGCCGCGGTGAAGGCGATGCTGCGCCGCCACAGCCACGCCAGGCTGCGCGAGCTGGCGGAGCAGGCGCTCGCCTGCGACAGCGCCGAGGAAGTGCGGCAATTGCTGGAGGCGCTGGCATGA
- the pfkB gene encoding 1-phosphofructokinase: MSGAIHTVTPNPALDQTVTLDALRTGAVNLARAAHVNAGGKGVNVASCLADWGLPVHAHGLLGRDNSGPFEQLFAAKRIDDRMLRVAGACRVNIKLADLETGDTTDINLPGPETGEAELQALASGLAHLGAGDLAVLAGSLPPGLPRDALARLCAQLKRQGAWVLVDSSGSPLAAALANPPEALPDCVKPNRDELAQWAGRPLPGLDDVVRCARGLQRMGVGRVVVSLGELGALLVDADAALLASLPPQRPLSTVGAGDALVAGLAAARSQGLNAADSLTLAVAFAAAKLQRVGPHLPPEQQIREQAAAVSLQTLAAA; encoded by the coding sequence ATGAGCGGCGCGATACACACCGTCACCCCCAATCCGGCGCTCGACCAGACCGTGACCCTGGACGCCTTGCGGACCGGCGCCGTCAACCTGGCGCGCGCCGCCCACGTCAACGCTGGCGGCAAGGGCGTCAACGTCGCCTCCTGCCTGGCCGACTGGGGCCTGCCGGTCCACGCCCACGGCCTGCTGGGCCGCGACAACAGCGGCCCCTTCGAGCAGCTGTTCGCCGCCAAGCGCATAGACGACCGCATGCTGCGGGTGGCCGGCGCCTGCCGCGTCAACATCAAGCTGGCCGATCTCGAAACCGGCGACACCACCGACATCAACCTGCCCGGCCCGGAAACCGGCGAGGCCGAGCTGCAGGCGCTGGCCTCCGGCCTCGCCCATCTCGGCGCCGGCGACCTGGCGGTGCTGGCCGGCAGCCTGCCGCCCGGCCTGCCGCGCGACGCGCTGGCCCGGCTGTGCGCGCAGCTGAAGCGGCAAGGCGCCTGGGTGCTGGTGGACAGCAGCGGCTCGCCGCTGGCGGCCGCGCTGGCCAATCCGCCGGAGGCGCTGCCCGACTGCGTGAAACCCAATCGCGATGAGCTGGCGCAATGGGCAGGCCGCCCGCTGCCCGGCCTGGACGACGTGGTCCGCTGCGCGCGCGGCTTGCAGCGGATGGGCGTCGGCCGGGTGGTGGTGTCGCTGGGCGAACTGGGCGCGCTGCTGGTGGACGCCGACGCGGCGCTGCTGGCCAGCCTGCCGCCGCAGCGGCCGCTGAGCACCGTCGGCGCCGGCGACGCGCTGGTGGCCGGCCTGGCCGCCGCCAGAAGCCAGGGGCTGAACGCCGCGGACAGCCTGACGCTGGCGGTGGCCTTCGCCGCCGCCAAGCTGCAACGCGTCGGCCCGCACCTGCCGCCGGAACAACAGATACGAGAGCAGGCCGCCGCCGTCAGCCTGCAAACCCTGGCCGCGGCCTGA
- a CDS encoding PTS fructose transporter subunit IIC, translated as MSIVAIIRAPERSTQARLAAEALRQAAQRQGKRIDIEIDGQPALGADILQAASQILLVDCPDDARAGQKPARRATLDAVLADPAAQLDGAAAAERALSIVAITGCPTGIAHTFMAAEGLVQGAKALGHAMRVETQGSVGAQNALTDAEIAAADLVVIAADTQVQLDRFAGKRLFKSGTKAAIGDGKALIRRAIAEAQPWSGAAAPAAQAAGKEKTKDGPYRHLMTGVSFMLPFVTAGGILIALAFALGGIYAFDDAHKGTLAWSLFQIGAKSAFALMVPILAGYIAYSVADRPGIAPGMVGGMLAASLGSGFLGGIVAGFIAGYGTRELNRRIQLGQHLDGLKPVLILPVLGSLLTGLLMIYVVGQPVAAVLAALTDALKGMQGSSALALGALLGAMMAFDMGGPVNKAAYAFATGLIASQVYTPMAAVMAAGMTPPLGIALATRLFRDRFTVDEHEAGKAAAVLGLAFISEGAIPFAARDPFRVIPALMAGSALAGAVSMTMGVELKVPHGGVFVLPIPNAVEHLASYLAALAAGTAVTALALGLLKKRIPQA; from the coding sequence ATGAGCATCGTCGCCATCATCCGCGCCCCGGAGCGCAGCACCCAGGCCAGGCTGGCCGCCGAAGCGCTGCGCCAGGCCGCCCAGCGGCAGGGCAAACGGATAGACATCGAGATAGACGGCCAGCCCGCGCTGGGCGCTGACATCCTGCAGGCCGCCAGCCAGATCCTGCTGGTGGACTGTCCCGACGACGCCCGCGCCGGGCAAAAACCCGCGCGCCGCGCCACGCTGGACGCGGTATTGGCCGATCCGGCCGCGCAGCTGGACGGCGCCGCGGCTGCCGAGCGCGCGCTCAGCATCGTCGCCATCACCGGCTGCCCCACCGGCATCGCCCACACCTTCATGGCGGCCGAGGGGCTGGTCCAGGGCGCCAAGGCGCTGGGCCACGCGATGCGGGTGGAAACCCAGGGCTCGGTCGGCGCGCAGAACGCGTTGACCGACGCCGAGATCGCCGCCGCCGACTTGGTGGTGATCGCCGCCGACACCCAGGTGCAGCTGGACCGCTTCGCCGGCAAACGGCTGTTCAAGAGCGGCACCAAGGCCGCCATCGGCGACGGCAAGGCGCTGATCCGCCGCGCGATAGCGGAGGCGCAGCCCTGGAGCGGCGCGGCCGCGCCCGCCGCCCAGGCCGCCGGCAAGGAGAAAACCAAGGACGGCCCCTATCGCCACCTGATGACCGGCGTGTCCTTCATGCTGCCCTTCGTCACCGCCGGCGGCATCCTGATCGCGCTCGCCTTCGCGCTGGGCGGCATCTACGCCTTCGACGACGCGCACAAGGGCACGCTGGCCTGGTCGCTGTTCCAGATCGGCGCCAAATCGGCATTCGCGCTGATGGTGCCGATACTGGCCGGCTACATCGCCTACTCCGTCGCCGACCGCCCCGGCATCGCCCCCGGCATGGTGGGCGGCATGCTGGCCGCCAGCCTGGGATCGGGCTTCCTCGGCGGCATCGTCGCCGGCTTCATCGCAGGCTACGGCACGCGGGAGCTGAACCGCCGCATCCAGCTGGGCCAGCATCTGGACGGCCTGAAGCCGGTGCTGATCCTGCCGGTGCTGGGCTCGCTGCTGACCGGCCTCTTGATGATCTACGTGGTGGGCCAGCCGGTGGCCGCCGTGCTGGCGGCGCTGACCGACGCGCTGAAGGGCATGCAGGGCAGCAGCGCGCTGGCATTGGGCGCGCTGCTGGGCGCGATGATGGCCTTCGACATGGGCGGCCCGGTCAACAAGGCGGCCTACGCCTTCGCCACCGGCCTGATCGCCAGCCAGGTCTACACGCCGATGGCGGCGGTGATGGCCGCCGGCATGACGCCGCCGCTGGGCATCGCGCTGGCCACCCGCCTGTTCCGAGACCGCTTCACCGTCGACGAGCATGAGGCCGGCAAGGCTGCCGCCGTGCTGGGCCTGGCCTTCATCAGCGAAGGCGCCATCCCCTTCGCCGCGCGCGATCCTTTCCGCGTGATTCCGGCGCTGATGGCCGGCTCGGCGCTGGCCGGCGCCGTCTCGATGACCATGGGCGTGGAACTGAAAGTGCCGCACGGCGGCGTGTTCGTGCTGCCCATCCCCAACGCGGTCGAACACCTCGCCAGCTACCTGGCGGCGCTCGCCGCCGGCACCGCCGTCACCGCGCTGGCGCTGGGCCTGCTGAAGAAGAGAATCCCCCAGGCCTGA